A single genomic interval of Bacillus sp. es.036 harbors:
- a CDS encoding helix-turn-helix domain-containing protein, which yields MIGAKIRYFRQMKGITQEQLASGICSIPYLSKIEHGLAQPSEELVGHLCKELGVSLDQVDDEDKMNKLHNDLDSWYKEMRLRNFDEVVSYKKLIDEEIDGVEDPDMLTKYLLLSFRYHILFRETDKANDILERLYHVQERLSEQLEFYYFYFLGLYYYQNSKFKEAGEQYKKAHFLLTSMKSNSAEWAEFYYQQALVHNRLSQITISNNLAIKCLEMFNKEYNFKRASDTEILLGVNNRVILNYGEAEHHFQNAQKYAESFNDKRLKSIIYHDLGYVYSCQNESDLALKYYQLALQNSEVHEIEDRAKTLYLIASEYIKSGNFDLARKSIDDGMELVTKTEYLEYIHHFKILILKLSSKQSENQEVILKDAVEYFEEKTRWYYVSEYGEMLADHYFNNGQYKNSSFYFRLANDARKKIMN from the coding sequence ATGATTGGAGCAAAAATCCGATACTTCAGGCAGATGAAAGGCATCACACAGGAACAACTCGCTTCCGGAATCTGTTCTATTCCGTATTTAAGTAAGATTGAACACGGTCTTGCCCAGCCAAGTGAAGAACTTGTTGGACATCTTTGTAAAGAGTTAGGCGTCTCCCTAGATCAGGTTGATGATGAGGATAAAATGAATAAACTTCACAATGATCTAGATTCCTGGTACAAAGAAATGCGTCTAAGAAACTTTGATGAAGTTGTTAGTTACAAAAAGCTGATAGACGAAGAAATTGATGGCGTGGAAGATCCTGATATGCTCACGAAATATCTTCTTTTATCGTTTAGGTATCATATTTTATTTAGAGAAACTGATAAAGCAAATGATATTCTTGAGAGATTGTATCATGTACAAGAAAGACTATCTGAGCAACTTGAATTCTATTATTTTTACTTTCTAGGATTATACTACTACCAAAATAGTAAATTTAAAGAAGCTGGTGAACAGTACAAAAAAGCTCATTTTCTTCTTACTTCGATGAAATCAAATTCTGCAGAATGGGCGGAATTTTATTATCAACAAGCGCTTGTACACAATCGTCTTAGTCAAATTACTATATCTAATAATCTTGCAATAAAATGCCTTGAAATGTTTAATAAAGAATACAATTTCAAAAGAGCATCAGACACTGAAATTCTTTTAGGAGTAAACAATAGAGTTATCTTAAATTATGGAGAAGCCGAACATCACTTTCAAAACGCTCAAAAATATGCGGAATCTTTTAATGATAAACGACTTAAGAGTATTATTTATCATGACCTTGGTTATGTATACTCCTGCCAAAACGAATCGGATTTGGCTTTAAAATACTATCAATTAGCTTTACAAAATAGTGAAGTTCACGAAATTGAAGATCGAGCTAAGACATTATATTTAATTGCTTCAGAGTATATTAAAAGTGGTAACTTTGATCTCGCTCGTAAATCAATTGATGATGGTATGGAGCTAGTTACAAAAACAGAGTACCTAGAATATATCCACCATTTTAAAATCTTGATTTTAAAACTTAGTAGCAAGCAGAGTGAAAATCAAGAGGTAATCCTTAAAGATGCAGTTGAATACTTTGAGGAAAAAACACGTTGGTACTATGTTTCAGAGTACGGTGAAATGCTGGCAGACCATTATTTTAATAATGGCCAATATAAAAATTCAAGTTTTTATTTTAGGTTAGCGAACGATGCCAGGAAAAAAATCATGAATTAG
- a CDS encoding cell wall-binding repeat-containing protein — MKLLTSLLVGILAFSLSMHGVQAAGETVTVKLVNYVKDTTVLKFNVTGSYQIQGSEIEIESSNVGEYSVKAESGDVVLYRGNTKLTNFGSAMTLVPTITNAMDSFVAIGDKRYLGEMKFTVDGKYIRPVNTLPMEEYLKGVVPSEMPAYWGTNGGMEALKAQAVAARTFAFPRKDNLTDSQSSQVYKGYDWYQTTNEAVEETAGRALMFDGEYIGAFYSSTNGGMVMSNTNSWGSSWIPYLQTKVDPYDERMITSYDYWDYTLGKQQIDIEKLDLKKPESWWSNVSELSSNVTEIKNMKSWLVSKGKVKSSDEIKITNIKDIDFTVPPFQSDQVLKGSIEFDYFLKTRDGFVKNSNGQIKTNTMKVDDTSYNIRFMIGTTIMKSPYVKEINDTKDSYVVSGSGFGHGIGMSQYGAYQQSKEGRNYDQILSFYYPGTDLVKSSESGLITRLAGNNRYETSVAISQNAWKESSDVVVLGRGDLSVDALTGSVLAKKYNAPLLLTKSDELPSVVEDEINRLQPEKIYILGGPAAISEKVVNQLSIKGYLSDVERISGDNRYETSIAVAEEVGNSNQVIVTTGDDTSPDALSIAPYAASKQIPILLTSSKELSEATSTYMTTVKPVAATIIGGENAVSSMVEENLNSTSTVKRVAGSNRYETSVKIAETFAFESKSVFFANGDVFIDALPGSPYAAAMGAPVILTKQSSLSSEAERYVETSMSREYYFLGGEAAISKPVEETVNKLSK; from the coding sequence GTTCAAACGTGGGGGAGTACAGTGTCAAAGCTGAATCAGGCGATGTGGTGCTCTACCGAGGAAACACAAAGTTAACTAATTTTGGGAGTGCAATGACCCTTGTACCAACCATCACAAATGCGATGGATAGCTTTGTCGCAATCGGTGATAAAAGGTATCTAGGTGAAATGAAATTTACGGTTGATGGGAAATACATTCGTCCCGTTAATACACTTCCGATGGAAGAGTATTTAAAAGGCGTAGTGCCTAGTGAAATGCCAGCTTATTGGGGAACGAACGGAGGCATGGAAGCTTTAAAAGCACAAGCAGTTGCAGCGAGGACATTTGCATTTCCTCGAAAAGATAACTTGACGGATAGCCAGTCTAGTCAAGTTTATAAAGGCTATGATTGGTATCAAACGACGAATGAAGCTGTTGAGGAAACAGCTGGAAGAGCATTGATGTTTGATGGAGAATACATAGGTGCCTTCTATTCTTCCACGAATGGTGGAATGGTGATGTCAAATACAAATTCTTGGGGTAGTAGCTGGATCCCATACTTGCAGACGAAAGTCGATCCTTACGATGAGAGAATGATAACAAGCTACGACTACTGGGATTACACGCTTGGAAAACAGCAAATTGATATAGAGAAATTGGACCTTAAAAAGCCTGAATCATGGTGGTCGAACGTGTCAGAATTAAGTTCAAATGTAACAGAAATCAAAAATATGAAATCTTGGCTTGTTTCAAAAGGGAAAGTTAAGTCATCTGATGAAATAAAAATCACGAATATTAAGGATATTGATTTTACTGTTCCACCTTTTCAATCTGATCAAGTGTTAAAAGGTAGTATAGAATTTGACTATTTTTTAAAAACCAGAGATGGTTTTGTGAAAAACTCAAATGGACAGATCAAAACAAATACAATGAAAGTGGATGATACTTCCTACAATATTCGATTTATGATTGGTACGACTATTATGAAAAGCCCTTATGTGAAAGAAATAAACGATACGAAAGATTCTTACGTTGTTTCAGGAAGTGGCTTCGGACATGGAATTGGCATGAGTCAATATGGAGCCTATCAGCAGTCTAAAGAGGGGCGCAATTATGATCAAATTCTATCATTCTATTATCCGGGTACTGATTTAGTTAAATCTAGTGAATCAGGTCTGATTACCAGACTTGCTGGAAACAACCGTTATGAAACGAGCGTGGCAATTTCTCAAAACGCATGGAAGGAATCTTCAGATGTGGTTGTTCTGGGAAGAGGAGATCTTTCTGTCGATGCACTTACAGGTAGTGTTCTGGCTAAGAAGTACAATGCCCCACTCCTTTTAACGAAGAGTGATGAACTTCCGTCAGTCGTTGAGGACGAGATCAATCGATTGCAGCCAGAAAAAATATATATTCTTGGCGGACCAGCAGCAATTTCGGAGAAAGTAGTTAACCAGCTGTCGATAAAAGGTTATCTTTCAGATGTAGAAAGAATTAGTGGGGATAATCGATATGAAACGTCAATTGCTGTTGCTGAAGAAGTTGGGAACAGCAATCAAGTGATTGTTACAACTGGAGATGATACTTCACCTGATGCTCTTTCAATCGCGCCATACGCCGCGTCTAAACAAATTCCTATTTTGTTAACGAGCAGTAAAGAATTAAGTGAAGCTACTTCAACTTACATGACTACCGTAAAACCAGTTGCAGCTACCATCATTGGAGGAGAAAATGCTGTATCAAGTATGGTAGAGGAAAACCTTAATAGCACTTCAACAGTTAAGCGCGTAGCTGGAAGTAATCGTTATGAAACAAGCGTGAAAATCGCTGAAACCTTTGCTTTTGAAAGCAAAAGTGTTTTTTTCGCGAATGGAGATGTGTTTATTGATGCTCTTCCTGGGTCCCCTTATGCGGCAGCTATGGGTGCTCCGGTTATTTTAACAAAACAAAGCTCACTTTCCAGTGAAGCTGAGCGGTATGTAGAGACCTCAATGAGTAGAGAATACTACTTCCTTGGTGGTGAGGCAGCTATTAGTAAACCAGTGGAAGAAACGGTAAATAAACTTTCAAAATAA
- a CDS encoding Gfo/Idh/MocA family protein: MGLRFGIMGSANIARKAVIPAIQNATGAEVISVASGSGKAKEFAEEMSIPHYHDSYEAMLEDETIDAVYIPLPNTLHKKWTIAAAKKGKHVLCEKPAAITARDAMEMVEACEENGVIFMEAFMYQFHPQHEVVRDVIASGEIGDVKHMRANFSFYLGDKPNNIRLSSELGGGSIWDVGCYCIHSSRFILGNEPLKVYAEAAIPEGGGVDLSASGILTFANGVTASFDCSFERQMSNSYEILGTKGSIRLPYAYRPDAQGASGTIQIKNSEGKVREETAEGEQYTLMIEHFAHCVQNNQTPSYSGEATVNNLKAIEACYESIKQNRPVELV, translated from the coding sequence ATGGGACTGAGATTTGGAATAATGGGGTCTGCGAATATTGCAAGAAAAGCCGTTATACCTGCGATCCAGAATGCTACAGGTGCTGAAGTTATTAGTGTAGCGAGTGGCAGTGGAAAAGCGAAAGAATTTGCAGAAGAAATGAGCATTCCACATTATCATGATAGCTATGAAGCGATGTTGGAAGATGAAACAATTGATGCGGTTTATATTCCACTCCCAAACACGCTTCACAAAAAGTGGACCATTGCAGCTGCCAAGAAAGGGAAACATGTTCTCTGTGAAAAACCAGCGGCGATTACGGCTCGTGACGCAATGGAGATGGTGGAAGCTTGTGAAGAAAATGGCGTTATATTTATGGAAGCCTTTATGTATCAATTCCACCCTCAGCACGAAGTTGTAAGGGATGTAATCGCGTCCGGTGAAATTGGTGATGTAAAGCATATGCGTGCGAATTTTTCATTCTACCTTGGAGACAAACCAAATAACATTCGCCTCAGCAGTGAACTAGGTGGGGGAAGCATTTGGGACGTGGGATGTTATTGCATTCATTCGTCTCGCTTCATCCTTGGCAACGAACCTCTTAAGGTCTACGCTGAAGCAGCTATTCCGGAAGGTGGAGGCGTTGACCTTTCCGCTTCAGGCATCTTAACATTTGCAAACGGCGTTACCGCTTCGTTTGATTGTAGTTTCGAACGCCAGATGAGCAATTCTTATGAGATTCTTGGTACAAAAGGAAGCATTCGTCTACCGTACGCTTACCGTCCTGACGCTCAAGGAGCGAGTGGTACGATTCAAATTAAGAATAGCGAAGGTAAGGTGAGAGAAGAAACGGCTGAAGGTGAGCAGTATACGCTCATGATCGAACATTTCGCACACTGTGTTCAAAACAATCAAACGCCGTCTTATTCCGGTGAGGCGACAGTGAATAACTTAAAAGCGATTGAAGCTTGCTATGAGTCGATTAAACAAAATCGCCCAGTAGAACTAGTTTAA
- a CDS encoding cell wall-binding repeat-containing protein, translated as MTFKKKVLTIVAGASLVASSFAGMTYNPEKAEAALSETKKFKLPVTQEIASLAASEQSKQELIIVAKKHGGPDLTKELEKLGVKVKKNTNNYLYLAEVPTSKVLQVYRLDSVGMLGANNEIVLDEGPSEDTDLKPKVKNPEDVVKPATEETHSATGVDEFHDKYDGTGIKVGIIDTGVDPGHEAFTQYNKEGEVVSSKIKGVVDTVGEGDVWFQQEVAEGDSITVEEGTYKTEGIDAEDDTYYFGSLLPASYDVDAKGKPVYRDLNGDGKGDAQFDVLLVDDQVYIDIDQDKDFTDEKAYGEGDVDNMDLNQEDEVAGANFRIASPSPTYQGHQFPNTTLYPFPVATVFFDGDGHGTHVSGITAANGPERENDTGAVSAEGVAPGADLYGLKVFDSAGRTYGWSIANAMYLAAVPEELGGFGTDVVNMSLGSSPDLNDGSGAYAKIIEDMGELFDTIYVTSAGNDGPGVDSVGAPGDGVKALSIGAYINSKMWATEYGYYPYGKNADGSPVQGEGLWYFSANGPTEDGQQKPDFVAPGSAYASFPEHLGNYEVLQGTSMSSPYVAGAVATLKQAALKDRIPFDYELAREALIQTAVHVDGYTRVQEGAGLIDVPAAYEYIRKHYINEVKEVNVTVYHGEKVSGGPGLYVRNKEVPEEVTVMVENPTDETKNLNISSNSDWFTPSVKSIKLAPGEFKEMTVKYDKSKMDIGVNAGTLLIDDPDTAYAEARSFQTIVLGEEFTSEDRFRLTHEDEVQSSKTKSYFFNVEEGAQEVRFALEALKENDEFQGRVRMLVMNPDGDQVNAFQGYAGYDGIGVEDYVAKSPKSGVWEVAVYGTAAPKDGVAMNKFKLEAFVQDVVSSPGRIALGSAMPGSEVSKSVTFENYLSTKRSVEVVGGAFSKPETEKSRETVTGGNVYDKTINLKNNISLDVAIGNTSDAGDDLDLYLYRSKDGKIIGDYIAIDADGDSEESFTVKNLPDGEYTIRVDGYSTVEKTTDFDLSVTEAKVLAAGEEGAGKIEVTGKSSFDLGVGKKATTDVKITTPENSGKYTAGIFLKDKATGEVLSIVPVETDGDMVEVVAGDNRFETAIEVSKQMYPEGTTADTVFIATGFNFPDALSAGPLASAYDAPILLANKDGMLSDEVLNEISRLKAKNVMILGGENAISKKVNTQLANIGVSTADIERLSGDTRYDTNVQIINKLAEKGSTSEAVFLATGKNFADALSAASIAGANDMPIVLTDGKTLTKDAKKLMTGKQVYVLGGDAVISDEVVDMADELSLTTKRLAGANRFGTLVEIHKELGTNTDQLFVANGMNFPDALAAAPLVVKDKGSMFLVKSDEIPKEIESYLVKYFTTTDVSGAKVLGGDSAVNKDVKDQLNKWLNK; from the coding sequence ATGACGTTTAAGAAAAAAGTCCTGACTATTGTTGCAGGCGCTTCTCTTGTTGCTTCTTCATTCGCGGGTATGACGTATAATCCAGAAAAAGCTGAGGCAGCTTTATCAGAAACGAAGAAATTTAAGCTTCCTGTTACGCAAGAGATTGCCTCACTTGCTGCAAGTGAACAATCAAAACAAGAATTAATTATTGTTGCAAAAAAACACGGTGGACCTGACCTTACAAAAGAACTTGAAAAACTTGGCGTGAAAGTAAAGAAAAATACAAACAACTACTTGTATCTTGCTGAGGTACCAACAAGTAAAGTTCTTCAAGTCTATCGCCTAGATTCTGTTGGCATGCTAGGAGCGAATAATGAAATCGTTCTTGATGAAGGACCAAGTGAAGACACTGATCTTAAACCAAAAGTCAAAAACCCTGAAGATGTGGTTAAACCTGCAACCGAAGAAACTCATTCGGCAACTGGTGTTGATGAGTTTCACGATAAATACGATGGAACAGGAATCAAAGTAGGTATTATAGACACAGGTGTCGATCCTGGTCACGAAGCCTTCACTCAATATAATAAAGAAGGCGAAGTTGTTTCTTCTAAAATTAAAGGCGTCGTTGATACAGTTGGAGAAGGGGACGTTTGGTTCCAGCAAGAAGTGGCTGAAGGCGACTCAATTACTGTAGAAGAAGGGACATATAAAACAGAAGGTATTGATGCGGAAGACGATACATATTATTTCGGTTCGTTGCTTCCAGCTTCTTATGATGTAGATGCTAAAGGTAAGCCTGTCTACCGTGATTTAAATGGTGATGGTAAAGGCGACGCTCAATTTGATGTTCTTCTTGTAGATGATCAAGTCTATATTGATATTGATCAGGACAAAGATTTCACCGACGAAAAAGCATATGGTGAAGGCGACGTTGATAACATGGATCTTAACCAGGAGGACGAAGTTGCTGGTGCTAACTTTAGAATTGCAAGTCCTAGTCCTACTTATCAAGGGCATCAATTCCCGAATACAACATTGTATCCATTCCCAGTTGCGACAGTTTTCTTTGATGGGGACGGTCATGGTACACACGTATCTGGTATTACAGCTGCAAATGGACCTGAAAGAGAAAATGATACTGGAGCTGTATCTGCTGAAGGAGTGGCACCAGGTGCAGATTTATATGGTTTAAAAGTATTTGACTCTGCTGGTAGAACATATGGGTGGAGTATCGCGAATGCAATGTATCTTGCAGCAGTACCTGAAGAATTAGGTGGATTTGGAACAGATGTTGTCAACATGAGTCTAGGTTCCTCACCAGACCTTAATGACGGATCAGGCGCTTATGCGAAAATCATTGAAGACATGGGCGAGCTATTCGATACGATTTATGTCACTTCTGCTGGTAATGATGGACCAGGCGTGGATTCCGTAGGTGCTCCCGGTGATGGAGTGAAAGCTCTTTCAATTGGAGCATACATTAACAGTAAAATGTGGGCTACAGAATATGGATATTATCCGTATGGCAAAAATGCAGATGGTTCTCCAGTTCAAGGTGAAGGTCTCTGGTACTTCTCTGCAAATGGTCCAACAGAAGATGGGCAACAAAAACCAGACTTCGTAGCACCGGGATCTGCTTATGCTTCTTTCCCTGAGCATTTGGGTAATTACGAAGTTCTTCAAGGTACAAGCATGTCTTCTCCATATGTAGCTGGAGCTGTCGCAACATTAAAGCAAGCTGCACTTAAAGATCGCATCCCGTTTGACTATGAGCTTGCTCGTGAAGCCCTTATCCAAACAGCTGTTCATGTGGACGGATACACTCGTGTTCAAGAAGGAGCTGGCTTAATTGATGTACCCGCAGCTTATGAATATATTCGTAAGCACTACATCAATGAAGTAAAAGAAGTCAATGTAACGGTGTACCACGGTGAGAAAGTTTCTGGTGGACCAGGACTTTATGTTCGCAACAAAGAAGTTCCTGAAGAAGTAACGGTTATGGTTGAAAACCCAACGGATGAAACGAAGAACCTTAACATTTCTTCGAATTCTGATTGGTTTACTCCTTCTGTAAAGAGCATCAAACTTGCACCGGGTGAATTTAAGGAAATGACTGTTAAATATGATAAGAGCAAGATGGATATTGGCGTTAACGCAGGTACTCTATTAATTGATGATCCAGATACGGCTTATGCGGAAGCTCGCTCATTTCAGACGATCGTTCTTGGAGAAGAATTTACATCTGAAGATCGTTTCCGCTTAACGCATGAAGATGAAGTTCAGTCTTCGAAAACAAAGAGCTATTTCTTTAATGTAGAAGAAGGCGCGCAGGAAGTTCGCTTTGCATTAGAAGCTCTTAAAGAAAACGATGAATTCCAGGGGCGCGTCAGGATGCTTGTTATGAATCCTGATGGTGATCAAGTTAACGCATTCCAGGGCTATGCTGGTTATGATGGTATTGGCGTAGAAGACTATGTTGCAAAAAGTCCTAAATCTGGTGTTTGGGAAGTAGCGGTCTATGGTACTGCGGCTCCAAAAGACGGCGTTGCTATGAACAAATTTAAACTAGAAGCATTCGTTCAGGATGTTGTATCTAGCCCAGGAAGAATTGCACTTGGTAGTGCTATGCCGGGAAGCGAAGTATCCAAATCTGTCACATTTGAAAACTACTTATCTACGAAACGTTCAGTAGAAGTAGTGGGTGGCGCGTTTAGTAAGCCTGAAACGGAAAAATCTCGTGAAACTGTAACAGGTGGAAATGTATATGATAAAACAATCAACCTCAAGAATAACATCTCTCTTGATGTAGCCATTGGTAATACAAGCGATGCTGGCGATGATCTTGACCTATACCTCTATCGCTCAAAAGATGGAAAAATTATTGGAGATTATATTGCCATTGATGCAGATGGTGACTCTGAAGAATCATTCACTGTAAAGAACCTTCCAGATGGTGAATATACAATTCGGGTCGATGGTTATTCAACAGTTGAAAAGACTACAGATTTCGATCTTTCCGTTACAGAAGCGAAAGTGCTCGCAGCTGGAGAAGAAGGTGCTGGTAAGATTGAAGTTACTGGTAAGTCTAGCTTTGATTTAGGTGTAGGTAAGAAAGCAACTACGGATGTGAAAATTACGACACCAGAAAATAGTGGTAAGTATACAGCTGGAATTTTCTTGAAAGATAAAGCAACAGGCGAAGTGCTTTCAATCGTGCCTGTTGAGACAGATGGAGATATGGTAGAAGTGGTAGCTGGAGACAATCGTTTTGAAACAGCTATTGAAGTATCCAAGCAAATGTATCCAGAAGGAACTACTGCTGATACGGTATTTATCGCAACTGGTTTTAACTTCCCAGATGCACTATCTGCTGGACCTTTAGCAAGTGCTTATGATGCACCGATCCTACTTGCTAATAAAGACGGTATGCTTTCTGATGAGGTTCTTAACGAGATTTCTCGCCTTAAAGCTAAGAATGTCATGATTCTTGGTGGTGAAAATGCCATCTCAAAGAAAGTCAATACACAACTTGCAAACATTGGCGTCAGTACAGCTGATATTGAGCGCCTAAGCGGAGACACTCGTTATGATACAAACGTTCAAATTATTAACAAGCTTGCTGAAAAAGGCTCAACTAGTGAAGCTGTTTTCCTTGCAACTGGTAAAAACTTTGCTGATGCATTAAGTGCTGCCTCTATTGCTGGTGCAAATGATATGCCAATTGTATTAACTGACGGCAAAACACTTACAAAAGA
- a CDS encoding cell wall-binding repeat-containing protein: protein MGPIVSEAQSDQETERILVTYGEAKSPSRQSEYSTKVEVIEVPKQEVDETIDRLKSNREVKYVEKDQPVYLMGEGLPDDALLSYQNPWMDQINLLNAWELLSNQKSSSKVAVIDSGVDLTHPDLKANLISGVNLVNGSQSVQDLDGHGTKVAGLIGAVTNNQIGIASPARGVSIMPIKVTENGTGNLSTVVEGIRYAIDHNADVINLSLGNYNNSFALRTVIEEAAAKDILMVGAAGNDNDSAVVFPAAYPEVIAVASVQTGTKEKAPFSNYGPLVDLAAPGTDIYSTTLNGEYTFDKGTSMSSPIVASSGVLLKDYASYLTNKQVFKLLEETAAPINGSDDFGSGILDVEAAFNGVTEYNRIYGETSIETAIDISKKSWNTVDQQTISINGKSITGKFVVLARSDEFPDSLAASPLASKLGSPILLSKKSGLSQSLLDELNRLSANHVLLIGGEDALPEGVVDQLKSEGIETTRIAGDNRYETATEIAKIIENENTTETFIVSGENFPDALSISSFASRFESPVLFTKSDSLPDDTKTYLNELGPKKAYVIGGETVIGKSVVSEIPSLDSERIGGEDRFDTNFKVLLRFGIDESDGIYFATGLKFPDALTGGAAASRSGQSIILVHPNRENEALNKSILYLNNQGVSNYRILGGPAAISETKAWHIDQLLDD from the coding sequence TTGGGTCCCATAGTCTCTGAAGCTCAATCTGATCAAGAAACAGAGCGTATCCTTGTTACATATGGTGAAGCGAAAAGTCCCTCAAGGCAATCCGAATATTCCACAAAAGTGGAAGTGATTGAAGTTCCAAAACAGGAAGTCGACGAAACGATTGATCGTTTGAAGTCTAACCGTGAAGTGAAGTATGTAGAAAAAGATCAACCAGTGTATTTAATGGGAGAGGGTCTCCCAGACGATGCATTGCTTTCATATCAAAACCCGTGGATGGATCAAATCAATTTACTGAATGCATGGGAGCTTCTCAGTAATCAAAAAAGTTCTTCAAAGGTTGCAGTAATAGATTCGGGGGTTGATCTTACTCATCCAGACCTAAAAGCCAATCTCATTTCTGGGGTTAACCTTGTAAATGGAAGTCAATCGGTTCAAGATTTAGATGGGCATGGCACAAAAGTTGCTGGGCTTATTGGAGCAGTAACAAACAACCAAATCGGGATTGCTTCTCCGGCACGTGGGGTTTCGATTATGCCGATAAAAGTGACGGAGAACGGTACTGGAAATCTATCAACAGTTGTAGAAGGGATACGCTATGCGATTGATCATAATGCAGATGTAATTAATTTAAGTCTTGGTAATTATAATAATTCATTTGCTTTAAGAACAGTAATTGAGGAAGCGGCAGCGAAAGACATCCTGATGGTTGGTGCTGCGGGTAACGACAACGATTCGGCAGTTGTTTTTCCAGCAGCCTATCCGGAAGTAATAGCAGTCGCTTCTGTTCAGACAGGTACAAAAGAAAAGGCACCTTTTTCAAATTATGGCCCTCTTGTTGATCTAGCTGCTCCTGGAACGGACATCTATAGTACTACGTTGAATGGAGAATATACTTTTGACAAAGGTACAAGTATGTCGTCGCCAATTGTAGCTTCCTCAGGAGTTTTACTAAAAGACTACGCATCATACTTAACAAACAAACAAGTGTTTAAATTATTAGAAGAAACAGCAGCACCCATTAATGGGTCTGATGATTTTGGCAGTGGTATCTTAGATGTGGAAGCTGCATTTAATGGCGTGACAGAGTACAATCGTATATATGGTGAGACATCAATCGAAACTGCCATTGATATTTCCAAAAAAAGTTGGAATACAGTAGATCAGCAAACTATTTCAATTAATGGGAAGAGTATAACTGGTAAATTCGTTGTGCTCGCTCGGTCTGATGAATTTCCAGATAGTTTAGCAGCCTCGCCTCTTGCTTCTAAACTAGGAAGTCCTATATTATTATCGAAAAAAAGTGGTTTGTCGCAGAGCTTGCTAGATGAATTAAATCGCCTTTCTGCCAATCATGTTCTATTAATTGGTGGGGAAGATGCCCTTCCTGAAGGTGTTGTAGATCAGTTGAAATCAGAAGGCATAGAAACAACGAGAATCGCTGGAGATAATCGTTATGAAACGGCTACTGAAATTGCAAAGATCATTGAAAATGAAAATACAACGGAAACCTTTATCGTTTCAGGAGAAAATTTCCCGGATGCTTTGTCTATTTCCTCTTTTGCGTCAAGGTTTGAATCACCTGTTCTTTTTACGAAAAGTGATTCTTTACCTGATGATACGAAAACCTATTTAAACGAGCTAGGTCCCAAAAAAGCATATGTGATCGGCGGCGAAACAGTTATCGGTAAAAGTGTGGTCTCTGAAATTCCATCCTTGGACTCAGAGCGAATCGGTGGAGAAGATCGATTTGATACAAACTTTAAAGTCTTGTTAAGGTTTGGGATAGACGAAAGTGATGGGATTTATTTTGCCACAGGGCTTAAGTTTCCAGATGCTCTCACAGGTGGAGCAGCTGCATCAAGATCAGGTCAATCTATCATTCTCGTTCATCCTAATAGAGAAAATGAAGCATTAAATAAGTCTATCTTATATTTAAATAATCAAGGAGTGAGTAACTACCGTATTTTAGGTGGGCCAGCTGCGATTAGTGAGACAAAAGCATGGCATATCGATCAACTTCTTGATGATTAA
- a CDS encoding HAD family hydrolase — protein sequence MAFYMFDVDGVLTDENARPDKDVVKMIEQLAKDEHILSFVTGRSRGWLSDHLFPLFDDDIDWSSLYCVSEHGAIKGRGTDISSWDLDEEYVISDEVKDKLYKVSQKEKYEDLIQWDQTKESMGTVEAVHGDPGDKEHLKKTRESLQEYADDVQSISSESGNKTAVSTYGVDVIHPDLSKKIGATWILDEIQSAEEVFVFGDSSGDIVMAVTAREHELENITFYWVGEGETPEEENITSISSEASYSEGTKEILEKHIG from the coding sequence ATGGCTTTTTATATGTTTGATGTTGACGGCGTTTTAACAGATGAAAACGCTAGACCTGATAAAGATGTTGTAAAAATGATTGAACAATTAGCAAAAGATGAGCACATCCTATCTTTTGTGACCGGTCGTTCGAGAGGATGGCTTTCTGATCATCTTTTTCCACTCTTTGATGATGACATTGACTGGTCTTCCCTTTATTGCGTATCTGAACACGGTGCCATAAAAGGACGTGGAACAGATATTTCTTCATGGGATCTAGATGAAGAATATGTGATCTCTGATGAAGTAAAAGACAAGTTATACAAAGTGAGTCAAAAAGAGAAGTATGAAGATCTGATTCAATGGGACCAAACGAAAGAATCCATGGGTACGGTTGAGGCCGTTCACGGTGATCCTGGAGATAAGGAGCATTTAAAGAAAACACGCGAATCGCTTCAGGAATACGCAGATGACGTACAATCGATTTCTTCTGAATCGGGTAATAAAACAGCTGTATCTACTTATGGAGTTGATGTGATTCATCCCGATTTATCCAAGAAAATTGGAGCTACGTGGATCCTTGATGAAATTCAATCAGCTGAGGAAGTATTTGTTTTTGGAGATAGTAGTGGTGATATAGTGATGGCTGTTACCGCAAGAGAACATGAATTAGAGAACATTACGTTTTATTGGGTTGGCGAAGGTGAGACGCCAGAAGAAGAAAATATCACCTCTATTTCAAGTGAAGCTTCCTATTCAGAGGGAACGAAAGAAATACTAGAAAAGCACATTGGCTAA